In Paractinoplanes brasiliensis, the following proteins share a genomic window:
- a CDS encoding extracellular solute-binding protein yields MQLATAAMLLLATTVAACGGDGQDGDPTANAPKAPAAVPELTTDPLTLSFVWFEWPPAKALETFANEEYKKVRPNATIKVNTVPNANWHDAMFTQFAARKTDFDIAILDSQHIGEAVTNGNILDLTDFVKNNIDVAAYDPYLLAAYGQFPQAETGQRDENASLYGLPLLGDTWTMIYRKDLIGDKAPQTWDEMISAAEKCQTENPGVSGLAFHQANGSDAAAVTYNTVNGVYGGNLWDAKTRKIDGVLNDAAGQEAMNVLVNKMKPLTAKGSGNWFIDEVNAAVAQGKACIAFNWIAASGGLLDPKQSTLGKTREQILGKLGFATLPKQKTDLVPLGGMGMHVSAYSSAANQAEALNFMKWFEQADIQKKWAAAGGVPSRTDAIQSPEFLEAGPFNKVYAESVPRMRDMWNVPEYARLVDIENTNVNAALNGAKEPKQALDDIAKEQQGVLDSSGRKGGGGL; encoded by the coding sequence GTGCAGCTGGCGACGGCGGCCATGCTGCTCCTGGCCACCACCGTGGCGGCGTGCGGCGGCGACGGCCAGGACGGCGACCCGACGGCGAACGCCCCCAAAGCGCCGGCGGCCGTTCCGGAACTCACCACGGACCCGCTGACCCTCAGCTTCGTCTGGTTCGAGTGGCCGCCCGCCAAGGCGCTGGAGACCTTCGCGAACGAGGAATACAAGAAGGTGCGGCCGAACGCGACCATCAAGGTCAACACCGTGCCGAACGCGAACTGGCACGACGCGATGTTCACCCAGTTCGCCGCCCGCAAGACCGACTTCGACATCGCGATCCTGGACTCGCAGCACATCGGTGAGGCCGTGACGAACGGCAACATTCTCGACCTCACCGACTTCGTCAAGAACAACATCGACGTCGCCGCGTACGACCCGTACCTTCTGGCGGCCTACGGCCAGTTCCCCCAGGCCGAGACCGGCCAGCGCGACGAGAACGCCAGCCTGTACGGGCTGCCGCTGCTCGGCGACACCTGGACGATGATCTACCGCAAGGATCTGATCGGCGACAAGGCGCCGCAGACCTGGGACGAGATGATCTCAGCCGCCGAGAAGTGCCAGACGGAGAACCCCGGCGTCAGCGGGCTGGCCTTCCACCAGGCCAACGGGTCCGACGCCGCGGCCGTCACGTACAACACGGTCAACGGCGTCTACGGCGGCAACCTGTGGGACGCCAAGACCCGCAAGATCGACGGTGTTCTCAACGACGCGGCCGGCCAGGAGGCGATGAACGTCCTGGTCAACAAGATGAAACCACTGACCGCCAAGGGCTCCGGCAACTGGTTCATCGACGAGGTCAACGCGGCGGTCGCCCAGGGCAAGGCCTGCATCGCGTTCAACTGGATCGCCGCCAGCGGCGGTCTGCTCGACCCGAAGCAGTCGACGCTCGGCAAGACGCGCGAGCAGATCCTCGGCAAGCTGGGCTTCGCCACCCTGCCCAAGCAGAAGACGGACCTGGTTCCGCTCGGCGGCATGGGAATGCACGTGTCGGCCTACTCCTCCGCGGCGAACCAGGCCGAGGCACTGAACTTCATGAAGTGGTTCGAGCAGGCCGACATCCAGAAGAAGTGGGCCGCGGCCGGTGGCGTTCCCTCCCGTACGGACGCCATTCAGTCGCCCGAGTTCCTCGAGGCCGGGCCGTTCAACAAGGTGTACGCCGAATCGGTGCCGCGGATGCGGGACATGTGGAACGTGCCCGAGTACGCACGCCTCGTCGACATCGAGAACACCAACGTGAACGCGGCCCTCAACGGCGCCAAGGAGCCGAAGCAGGCGCTCGACGACATCGCCAAGGAACAGCAGGGTGTGCTCGACTCGAGCGGCCGCAAGGGCGGCGGCGGACTGTGA